A part of Limihaloglobus sulfuriphilus genomic DNA contains:
- a CDS encoding PaaI family thioesterase, whose product MSVGEKDKFAKHCGIELIEAGEGRAKAKMEIQPFHFNGVGIVQGGAIFTLADLTFAAASNSHDHVAVAINTNISFIKATKSGTLYAEAKEINPRGRVGSYSVTVTNDEEEVIAVFEGLAYRKF is encoded by the coding sequence ATGAGCGTAGGCGAAAAAGATAAATTCGCAAAACACTGCGGAATCGAGCTGATTGAAGCCGGCGAGGGCAGAGCAAAGGCAAAGATGGAAATTCAGCCGTTTCATTTTAACGGTGTGGGGATTGTACAGGGAGGAGCGATATTTACCCTTGCTGATCTTACCTTTGCCGCGGCGTCTAACAGTCATGACCACGTGGCAGTGGCTATAAATACAAATATTTCATTCATCAAAGCCACAAAATCCGGAACACTCTACGCGGAAGCAAAAGAGATAAATCCGCGAGGCCGCGTGGGCAGCTACTCCGTCACTGTAACAAACGATGAGGAGGAAGTTATAGCCGTATTTGAAGGTCTGGCATACAGAAAATTTTAG
- a CDS encoding phasin family protein yields the protein MFETLDKLAMAGIGALTMTREKAEKIFEESVKRGEVARDARSGFVKDIMDSAENARKDLEKLISNEIKKTINSMDIATKEDISRIEDKIDKALKGK from the coding sequence ATGTTTGAAACATTAGATAAATTAGCAATGGCCGGCATTGGGGCACTTACAATGACACGTGAGAAGGCGGAGAAAATATTTGAGGAGTCCGTAAAACGCGGCGAGGTTGCCAGGGACGCCCGCAGCGGTTTTGTAAAAGACATTATGGACTCTGCCGAAAATGCCCGCAAAGACCTTGAAAAACTCATATCCAACGAAATCAAAAAAACTATCAATTCCATGGATATTGCCACCAAAGAAGATATCTCGAGAATTGAAGACAAGATCGACAAGGCCCTTAAAGGAAAATAA
- a CDS encoding plasmid pRiA4b ORF-3 family protein — MDDKMKILLSRENREFLLKYEPSFASHELFRMVSIGVQIGQDYELYFTEKQLDEFLEQLAELANNEEDQEAKSTLYDIYDYLEESSGIYAEDDYSKYSSNTGSVFILKVFIVGSKRIWRKIAIREGQTLHDLHEIIFDAFDRYDDHMYSFYFPHSKIKFNPRKIYDSSDEYTHPYACEYEGPFKCEADNASKATIKSLNLRKGQVFFYLFDFGDSWWHEITVENANEPADNDKYPRIVEEKGPSPEQYPDFDEE, encoded by the coding sequence ATGGATGATAAAATGAAAATATTGCTGTCTCGTGAGAACAGAGAATTTCTTCTCAAGTATGAACCCTCTTTTGCCAGTCACGAACTATTCAGGATGGTCTCCATTGGAGTTCAAATAGGGCAAGACTACGAACTTTATTTCACTGAAAAACAACTTGATGAGTTTTTAGAACAGTTAGCTGAACTGGCTAATAATGAAGAAGACCAAGAGGCTAAATCCACATTATATGATATTTATGACTATTTGGAGGAGTCCTCTGGAATTTATGCTGAAGATGACTATTCTAAATATTCCAGTAATACAGGTTCAGTCTTTATTCTGAAGGTCTTTATTGTTGGCTCGAAAAGGATATGGAGAAAGATAGCCATCAGGGAAGGACAGACACTGCATGACCTGCACGAGATTATATTTGATGCATTTGACAGGTATGATGACCATATGTATTCTTTTTATTTTCCTCACTCTAAAATCAAATTTAATCCTCGAAAAATTTATGACTCTTCAGATGAATACACTCATCCCTATGCCTGTGAATATGAAGGCCCATTTAAATGTGAGGCCGACAACGCATCGAAGGCAACCATCAAATCTTTGAATTTACGCAAAGGGCAGGTATTCTTTTATCTTTTTGATTTTGGTGACAGCTGGTGGCATGAGATTACTGTTGAAAACGCGAATGAACCTGCTGACAATGATAAGTATCCCCGTATTGTAGAAGAAAAAGGGCCGTCTCCTGAGCAGTATCCTGATTTTGATGAGGAATAA
- a CDS encoding phospholipase D-like domain-containing protein yields MSGCQDRLEEQNSYEPARINVKSPWFPVEEEQLELQISYSGFNPDTQKKFSRLSIGEKTLEMIREAEELIFATVFLFDIFKVEQPMDHIAEKLTDTILESKSQNPRLKAALILDPVNRAYSDFQSPAEKRLLRGGVDIFYSNLHGTKPANLIDIHKPVGVTIDLANQLTMGNSNKLLTFLFGWELPINNPLNPEGVSMASLWNALAMKANHRKILVTASGEEYHAMISSANPHNASVGSANHSITFGGECAKYTYMVMREDAVNSANHYSAQWSRDEKQWRDSYFEDILPAVEVKIPEQNAAENLESPQIRLLTELEIKNHILAMLENASESDKVRIQMFYLSDLDIVQALIDAAGRLDCPIRLILDPNKDAFNSVKDGTPNRQVAAYLMEKKQQLCLNMDIRWYETHGEQNHAKTMSITNEKTGKHEFITGSANWTGKNLKGINLEADLAVRGSKKINKDFNRHFDLLWNNSDGMIYTIGYSEKYNCHSGYHKWFFGELFGYVSW; encoded by the coding sequence ATGTCGGGCTGCCAAGACAGACTTGAAGAGCAAAACAGCTATGAGCCGGCAAGAATAAATGTAAAATCTCCATGGTTTCCAGTTGAAGAAGAACAGCTGGAGCTTCAGATTTCCTACAGCGGATTTAACCCGGATACCCAGAAAAAGTTCTCACGGCTCAGTATAGGCGAGAAAACACTGGAAATGATTCGGGAGGCTGAAGAGCTGATATTCGCGACGGTGTTTTTGTTCGACATTTTTAAGGTTGAGCAGCCGATGGATCACATCGCCGAAAAACTAACAGATACCATCCTTGAAAGTAAATCACAAAACCCCCGGCTAAAAGCCGCCCTGATACTTGATCCTGTCAACCGAGCTTACAGCGACTTCCAGAGCCCCGCCGAAAAACGGCTTCTGCGAGGCGGGGTGGATATCTTCTATTCAAATCTTCACGGCACAAAGCCTGCCAACCTGATTGACATACACAAACCTGTTGGGGTAACTATCGATCTGGCAAATCAGCTTACAATGGGCAATTCCAACAAACTCCTGACCTTTTTGTTTGGTTGGGAGCTGCCGATAAATAACCCCCTAAACCCTGAAGGCGTTTCAATGGCGAGCTTATGGAACGCACTTGCGATGAAGGCTAACCACCGAAAAATACTTGTTACCGCCTCCGGCGAAGAGTACCACGCTATGATATCCTCCGCAAACCCTCACAACGCAAGCGTCGGCTCTGCGAATCACTCTATAACATTCGGCGGCGAGTGCGCAAAATACACATACATGGTCATGCGTGAAGATGCTGTAAACAGCGCAAATCATTACAGCGCCCAATGGAGCCGCGACGAAAAGCAGTGGCGGGATTCATATTTCGAAGACATACTGCCGGCTGTAGAGGTGAAAATCCCTGAACAAAACGCAGCAGAGAATCTTGAAAGTCCTCAGATACGCCTCCTCACCGAACTCGAGATTAAGAATCATATACTCGCAATGCTTGAAAACGCCTCCGAAAGTGACAAGGTCAGGATACAGATGTTTTACCTCTCGGACCTCGACATTGTCCAGGCCCTCATTGACGCCGCGGGGAGACTCGACTGCCCTATCCGGCTAATACTCGACCCAAACAAAGACGCATTTAACAGTGTCAAAGACGGCACGCCAAACAGACAGGTCGCGGCGTATTTGATGGAGAAAAAACAGCAGCTCTGCCTCAACATGGATATCCGGTGGTACGAAACCCACGGCGAGCAAAACCACGCTAAAACCATGAGTATTACAAATGAGAAAACGGGAAAACATGAATTTATTACAGGATCGGCAAACTGGACGGGCAAAAATCTAAAAGGCATAAATCTCGAGGCAGATCTCGCCGTGAGGGGCTCAAAAAAAATAAACAAAGATTTCAACAGGCATTTCGACCTGTTATGGAACAACTCGGACGGCATGATATACACAATAGGCTACAGCGAAAAATACAACTGCCACAGCGGCTATCACAAATGGTTTTTCGGTGAATTATTTGGTTATGTCTCCTGGTGA
- the istA gene encoding IS21 family transposase, which produces MTKRSVIQTLRERNWSCRRISRELGIHLDTVRKYAKSDNDNSKQVTNAPPGSVAQSSTGPVSNCEPYREIIKNKLDMGLSRRRIWQDLRDDHGSDVSYHSVRRFVNRLSKNSPVPFRRLECRPGEEAQIDFGTGAPVITKDGRRKRTHVIRVVLSFSRKSYSEAVFRQTGDNFINCLENAFHHFGGVPQTLIIDNLKAAVNKADWYDPEIHPKIVSFCRHYGTAILPCKPYTPRHKGKVEKAVAYVKNNALKGRSFKSLSEQNQFLLSWESRIADTRIHGTTRKQVGKLFTEQEKPALLRLPVGRFPSFTEAQRSVHRDGHIEVERTYYSVPPEYTGRKVWARWDGHMVRVFNRSMEQIVVHAKVEPGRFQTQDGHIHSEKRTKIENGVVWMLERVSLIGDNAERWALQMLEARGIPGIRVLLGLLNMTNTYKGNKIDNACKIALSHNAFRLKTIRSIIKHGGDRQLQMEFIDEHPIIRDISSYGEFVREVLG; this is translated from the coding sequence ATGACTAAAAGAAGTGTAATACAGACATTAAGAGAGCGTAACTGGTCTTGCAGGCGTATATCCAGAGAGCTTGGCATCCACCTGGATACGGTGCGTAAGTATGCAAAATCAGACAATGATAATTCAAAACAGGTCACTAACGCGCCTCCCGGGTCGGTGGCCCAAAGCTCAACCGGTCCGGTAAGCAATTGTGAGCCTTACCGTGAAATAATTAAGAACAAGCTGGATATGGGGCTCAGCCGCCGGCGTATATGGCAGGATCTTCGTGACGACCACGGCTCTGATGTCAGCTACCACAGCGTTCGCAGGTTTGTCAACCGCCTCAGTAAAAATTCGCCTGTTCCGTTCAGGCGTCTTGAATGCAGGCCCGGTGAAGAGGCTCAGATAGATTTTGGTACGGGTGCACCGGTAATAACGAAAGATGGCAGACGAAAAAGAACTCATGTAATACGGGTAGTGCTTAGCTTCTCCCGTAAATCCTACAGCGAGGCAGTTTTCAGGCAGACCGGCGATAACTTTATAAATTGCCTGGAAAACGCTTTTCACCACTTTGGCGGTGTTCCGCAAACACTGATAATAGATAATCTTAAAGCTGCTGTAAACAAAGCTGACTGGTATGATCCTGAGATACACCCAAAAATAGTGTCATTCTGCCGTCATTACGGTACCGCCATTTTACCCTGTAAGCCGTATACCCCAAGACACAAGGGTAAGGTTGAAAAAGCAGTAGCATATGTCAAAAATAACGCCCTCAAGGGCCGCAGCTTTAAGAGCCTCTCAGAGCAGAATCAGTTTCTTCTCAGCTGGGAGAGCCGTATTGCCGATACCCGTATTCACGGCACTACCCGCAAGCAGGTAGGCAAATTGTTCACAGAACAGGAAAAGCCTGCTTTATTGAGGCTTCCGGTTGGAAGGTTTCCTTCATTTACAGAAGCTCAGCGGTCCGTTCACAGGGACGGCCATATAGAGGTAGAGAGGACCTATTACTCGGTGCCTCCGGAATATACCGGCCGCAAGGTATGGGCAAGATGGGACGGCCATATGGTAAGAGTATTTAACCGCAGCATGGAGCAGATTGTTGTTCACGCTAAAGTTGAGCCGGGCAGATTCCAGACTCAGGACGGACATATTCATTCAGAGAAAAGAACAAAGATAGAAAACGGCGTTGTATGGATGCTTGAACGAGTCAGTCTGATAGGTGACAATGCCGAGAGATGGGCCCTGCAGATGCTTGAGGCCAGAGGAATACCTGGTATCCGCGTACTTCTGGGCTTGCTGAATATGACCAATACCTATAAAGGTAACAAAATCGATAATGCATGTAAAATAGCGTTAAGCCACAATGCTTTTCGATTGAAGACCATCAGGAGTATTATTAAACACGGCGGTGACAGGCAGCTCCAGATGGAATTTATAGATGAGCACCCTATTATCAGAGATATCTCCAGTTACGGAGAATTCGTAAGAGAGGTTCTGGGCTGA
- a CDS encoding ABC1 kinase family protein, translating to MFKNVKHTFRRLRRYRHITGVLMKYGLEEAAEAVRLRYRMRSKGKFSEEARNKIIHRSKPERFRMALEELGPTFIKFGQLLSTRPDLVPEGYIKELEKLQDKVSPVKAEAIFKELEHQLGGKVDEIFDEFDPEPIAAGSIAQVYRAVLPCGTPVVVKIRRPSIVETINTECEILEDIAGLLKVTMFGKDPIDPKKIVAEFTEAVSKEVNLETEKKNQLRFYRNFKDTPEIHIPKIYEDYCCEAVLTMEYIEGIKPSQLEMLNKAGLDPKLIAKRGCNFVMRQIFDLGFFHADPHPGNFFVIGDNVLAPIDYGQTAMLGSQDRELLKQLILSIIDNNADQLIRAFQRAELMPDDTDENVLRRDIEVILNTNYEMPLKDISIGQVIIQTFNVIRKHRLNTPPQFTLMLKSLMTIESFANTLDPQFDIIENIKPFAKKLASPFTDPKQMLKNLRSAANDISRMTSHLPDDMNTIISKVRQGDFQLKVHHEHLENLTNTLDKSSNRISFALITAALLVGSSMLISQDGHIFGILTLQTLGITGYIAAAAIGIWLIVSIIKSKDY from the coding sequence GTGTTTAAAAACGTAAAACACACTTTCCGGCGGCTGCGCCGTTACCGGCACATAACCGGTGTCTTGATGAAATACGGCCTCGAAGAAGCCGCCGAGGCCGTGCGCCTTCGCTACAGGATGCGTTCCAAGGGTAAATTCAGCGAAGAAGCCAGAAACAAGATAATTCACAGAAGCAAGCCCGAACGTTTCAGGATGGCACTGGAGGAGCTGGGGCCGACTTTCATAAAATTCGGCCAGCTGCTCAGTACAAGGCCCGACCTGGTACCCGAGGGCTATATAAAAGAACTCGAGAAACTCCAGGATAAAGTCTCGCCCGTCAAAGCCGAGGCTATTTTTAAGGAGCTCGAACATCAGCTCGGCGGCAAGGTTGACGAGATTTTTGATGAATTCGATCCTGAACCCATCGCCGCCGGCAGCATTGCGCAGGTTTATCGGGCGGTTTTACCCTGCGGCACGCCGGTTGTCGTGAAGATCAGGCGGCCCAGTATCGTTGAGACAATCAACACGGAATGTGAAATTCTCGAGGACATAGCAGGCCTGCTAAAGGTTACCATGTTCGGCAAAGACCCGATCGACCCAAAGAAAATCGTGGCAGAATTCACCGAGGCGGTTTCGAAAGAAGTAAACCTGGAGACAGAAAAGAAAAACCAGCTGCGATTTTACCGTAACTTCAAAGATACACCGGAAATACACATACCCAAAATCTACGAGGATTACTGCTGCGAGGCGGTTTTGACCATGGAGTATATCGAGGGAATAAAGCCTTCACAGCTCGAGATGCTCAACAAAGCCGGGCTTGACCCGAAACTCATAGCCAAACGCGGCTGCAATTTTGTCATGAGGCAGATATTTGATCTTGGCTTTTTCCATGCCGACCCGCATCCGGGCAATTTCTTCGTAATTGGTGATAACGTGCTGGCACCGATAGATTACGGCCAGACAGCAATGCTCGGCTCGCAGGACAGAGAGCTGCTCAAACAGCTGATTCTCTCGATCATAGACAACAACGCAGACCAGCTTATAAGAGCGTTTCAAAGGGCGGAACTTATGCCCGACGATACCGATGAAAACGTCCTGCGAAGAGACATAGAGGTCATACTGAACACCAATTACGAGATGCCGCTAAAGGACATATCCATCGGACAGGTGATTATCCAGACGTTCAACGTTATACGAAAACACCGGCTCAACACGCCGCCGCAATTCACCCTGATGCTCAAGAGCCTGATGACGATCGAATCGTTCGCAAACACGCTTGACCCGCAGTTCGATATCATCGAAAACATAAAACCCTTCGCAAAAAAACTCGCATCTCCCTTTACTGACCCCAAACAGATGCTCAAAAACCTGCGGTCTGCCGCAAACGACATATCCAGAATGACATCGCATCTGCCCGATGACATGAATACTATCATAAGCAAAGTCCGCCAGGGAGATTTTCAGCTCAAGGTGCATCACGAACATCTTGAAAACCTCACAAACACGTTAGATAAAAGCTCCAACCGCATCAGCTTCGCACTGATAACCGCGGCTCTGCTGGTGGGCTCAAGCATGTTGATATCACAGGACGGGCACATCTTCGGCATACTGACATTGCAGACACTCGGAATCACAGGCTATATCGCCGCCGCCGCGATAGGAATCTGGCTGATTGTCTCAATCATAAAGAGCAAAGATTACTGA
- a CDS encoding sulfatase — MSHKNCSRRKFLKISGISMAAFVLRGSTASPADKPARRPNIIFIYTDDQAAWTPGYIGNKQARTPNIDRLAAQGVYLANSFVTTPVCSPSRAGLMTGRYASELGVLDFIPHPGHKLYEPDKQIGLSPDTVTFAEVLAMQGYTNGLVGKWHLGDWTETSDKKYHPLNHGFDYFMGLTGGGISPSDPILEENSQVKQFKGLTTDILTDRALGFVEKHKDDTFMLCLNYRAPHKAWLPVADADWAPYENMEMEIPNPDYPDLNVRKVKTMMKEYLASIAGIDRNLGRLLKLLDEQNLSDNTVVIYSSDHGYNMGHNGIWHKGNGIWATHSVPADTENIKGKYRPNLYDQSLRVPAIVRWPGIVKAGSVITETISNLDWYPTLVSIANAKMPAGQTVRGRDFTPLLRGQKIDGWENGLYAEYSMRNYCRTHLRAYRTPEWKLIRDFLNPQRDELYCLKNDPAENINLINSRNPNVRKVIKELDEKILENVKKTSPSLIEPYLKR, encoded by the coding sequence ATGAGTCACAAGAATTGCAGCCGACGTAAGTTTCTAAAAATATCCGGCATCAGCATGGCGGCTTTTGTGCTGCGGGGGAGTACGGCATCGCCTGCGGATAAACCCGCAAGAAGACCCAATATAATTTTTATCTATACCGACGATCAGGCCGCCTGGACGCCGGGTTATATCGGAAACAAACAGGCCAGAACGCCCAACATAGACCGGTTAGCTGCGCAGGGCGTGTATCTGGCCAATTCTTTTGTAACGACTCCGGTATGCAGCCCATCCAGAGCGGGTTTAATGACCGGCCGCTATGCCTCAGAGCTGGGGGTGCTTGATTTTATCCCGCATCCCGGTCATAAACTTTACGAGCCTGATAAACAGATAGGGCTCAGCCCCGACACAGTAACATTTGCCGAAGTCCTTGCCATGCAGGGATATACCAACGGTCTTGTCGGCAAATGGCATCTGGGAGACTGGACAGAAACCAGTGACAAAAAATATCATCCGCTTAATCACGGTTTTGATTACTTTATGGGTCTGACCGGCGGCGGGATCAGCCCGTCTGACCCGATTCTTGAAGAAAACTCTCAAGTGAAGCAGTTTAAAGGTTTAACAACAGATATACTGACAGATCGCGCCCTTGGTTTTGTCGAAAAGCATAAAGATGATACTTTCATGCTGTGCCTTAATTATCGGGCACCCCATAAGGCGTGGCTGCCGGTGGCAGATGCAGACTGGGCGCCTTATGAAAACATGGAGATGGAGATACCGAACCCGGATTATCCCGACCTGAATGTAAGAAAAGTCAAAACGATGATGAAAGAATATCTGGCCAGCATTGCCGGTATTGACCGCAATCTGGGCAGATTGCTTAAGCTGTTGGACGAACAGAATTTATCTGATAATACGGTTGTTATTTACAGCTCAGACCACGGCTACAATATGGGGCACAACGGCATCTGGCACAAAGGCAATGGTATCTGGGCGACTCACTCCGTCCCTGCTGATACAGAAAACATCAAGGGGAAATACCGTCCCAACCTCTATGATCAGTCACTCAGGGTGCCGGCCATCGTTCGCTGGCCGGGCATCGTAAAGGCCGGTTCGGTTATTACCGAGACGATCTCTAATCTCGATTGGTATCCAACCCTGGTCTCCATAGCAAATGCCAAAATGCCGGCAGGGCAGACAGTACGAGGCCGGGATTTTACGCCGCTGCTTCGCGGGCAGAAAATAGATGGCTGGGAAAACGGCCTTTATGCTGAATACAGCATGAGAAATTACTGCCGGACACATCTGCGGGCTTACCGAACACCGGAATGGAAACTTATTCGTGACTTTCTAAACCCCCAGCGTGATGAGCTTTATTGCCTGAAGAATGACCCGGCTGAAAATATAAATTTGATTAACAGCCGCAATCCCAACGTCAGGAAAGTTATTAAGGAACTTGACGAAAAGATACTTGAAAATGTTAAAAAGACATCTCCCTCTTTGATAGAGCCGTATCTAAAAAGATAA
- the istB gene encoding IS21-like element helper ATPase IstB has protein sequence MNNSLHNTLKSLRLSGMLETLEVRLQEAAGNSLTHAEFLELILQDEMLVRKHRQIQRGIKAAGFRELKTLEEFDWQFNTSIKRSRIFDMATCRFISEGVDVLLLGPPGVGKSHLCQAIGYQAVKAGMAVRYRSIFDVARDFLHEDAFACQDKVMNRYLKPELLIIDDMGIKHLPKRCGEYLLEIIMRRYENKSTMMTSNRPLEDWGKLIGDVPSATAILDRFLHHAEIINITGRSYRLKDRAEHGACEKRAGHEG, from the coding sequence ATGAACAATTCACTGCATAACACATTAAAATCACTAAGGTTGTCAGGTATGCTTGAGACACTTGAAGTTCGATTGCAGGAGGCAGCCGGCAACAGCCTCACTCATGCTGAGTTTTTAGAACTGATCCTGCAGGATGAGATGCTGGTCAGAAAGCATCGCCAGATCCAAAGGGGTATTAAGGCTGCCGGGTTTAGAGAACTCAAGACACTGGAGGAGTTTGACTGGCAGTTCAATACTTCGATTAAAAGAAGCCGGATATTTGATATGGCCACATGCCGCTTTATCAGTGAGGGCGTTGATGTTCTGCTGCTTGGCCCTCCGGGTGTGGGCAAGAGTCATTTGTGTCAGGCGATAGGCTATCAGGCAGTCAAGGCAGGCATGGCTGTGCGGTACCGCTCGATATTTGATGTTGCCAGGGATTTTCTGCACGAAGATGCCTTTGCCTGTCAGGATAAGGTAATGAACAGATATCTCAAGCCGGAGCTGCTGATAATCGATGACATGGGCATCAAGCATCTGCCAAAACGCTGCGGCGAGTATCTGCTGGAGATCATTATGCGGCGATATGAAAACAAATCCACGATGATGACCTCCAACAGGCCGCTGGAAGACTGGGGCAAGCTCATTGGTGATGTACCATCGGCAACCGCAATCCTGGACAGGTTTTTGCATCATGCTGAGATCATCAACATCACAGGCCGCAGCTACCGTCTCAAGGACCGTGCCGAGCATGGTGCCTGTGAGAAAAGAGCCGGCCATGAAGGCTGA
- the amrB gene encoding AmmeMemoRadiSam system protein B, producing the protein MKVRSPIAAGRFYPAYENECVSDINDCISRACDIPKSEYPVIAGIVPHAGWFFSGAAAVKVFLAAIESGDVETFIFLGACHASFSRGFDVYDGDGWQSPFGIAKINREISEAIAESHPNARFNNEPHMHEHSIEVQVPFVQYLSGDSTIAAVSVPPVDQAPEFGESLADVVNDYAGGRAVVIASTDLTHYGSSYGFTPAGKGEEGVKWAAEQNDKKFIDLALKMDSSALLEHANAMQAACGGGAAAAAVSFAAAMGRRNGVLLEQTNSARIMRERLGRESSDSVGYAAIVY; encoded by the coding sequence ATGAAAGTTAGAAGCCCGATAGCAGCAGGGCGTTTCTACCCTGCCTATGAAAATGAATGTGTGAGCGATATAAATGACTGCATCTCAAGGGCTTGCGATATTCCAAAGTCTGAATATCCGGTTATTGCCGGTATCGTGCCCCATGCCGGCTGGTTTTTCAGCGGAGCCGCGGCGGTAAAGGTGTTTCTCGCGGCTATCGAGAGCGGCGATGTTGAAACGTTTATTTTTCTCGGCGCCTGCCATGCGAGCTTCTCCCGAGGCTTCGATGTCTATGACGGGGACGGCTGGCAAAGCCCGTTTGGTATTGCAAAAATCAACAGGGAGATTTCAGAGGCTATCGCGGAATCGCACCCAAATGCCCGTTTTAACAATGAGCCGCACATGCATGAGCACAGTATTGAGGTGCAGGTGCCGTTTGTCCAGTATCTTTCGGGTGATTCTACAATCGCGGCGGTGAGCGTGCCGCCGGTTGACCAGGCTCCGGAGTTCGGCGAGTCACTGGCGGATGTCGTTAACGATTATGCCGGCGGCAGGGCGGTGGTGATCGCCTCGACCGACCTGACACATTACGGCAGCTCTTACGGCTTCACCCCTGCCGGCAAGGGCGAAGAAGGCGTAAAATGGGCGGCAGAACAGAACGACAAAAAGTTTATCGACCTTGCCCTTAAAATGGACTCTTCGGCTCTGCTTGAACACGCAAATGCAATGCAGGCAGCGTGCGGCGGCGGTGCGGCGGCAGCGGCGGTAAGTTTTGCCGCGGCTATGGGCCGGAGAAATGGCGTTCTGCTTGAGCAGACAAACAGCGCCAGGATAATGAGGGAAAGGCTCGGACGCGAAAGCAGCGATTCAGTAGGTTACGCGGCGATTGTTTACTGA